Proteins encoded by one window of Paenibacillus sp. DCT19:
- a CDS encoding Gfo/Idh/MocA family oxidoreductase codes for MIRWGILGAGYIATRFATALQHEPSSKLYAISGRSESKLKDFADKYATDRQYVSHDEMLLDPNVDAIYLALPHHLHHEWAIKALHAGKAVLCEKPASLNLKEMQDIVEVARSKNVLFMEAMKQRFVPLYIDLRRRVEAGEIGAITSIQASLCNQMPDGMNTYHVQQGPGGSLLDVGTYCASWIEDFSNGNIKLETVAASQKDSIDYYIDAKLHVGHVKAQLECAFDRQKERKVVLQGERGSIIVEDLHRPVRMFILRDGYELEKVEIPYEFDDFYSEIHHFVECLKNGQTESDIMSLTASLRCAEILDTIRAGLTYTPECLDVLKEQEEILQYNHFGAAEALKLGNIIAELAKEYDREIAVSIIRESDELVLFQYMMDSKAQKNISYMEGKRRAAKLVGHSSLWMHVDHVLNNKWNVEMENIPHYIPSGGAFPIRVLNEWVATLALSGLHEGRDHEIVVRALSQALEKEVSVFPSAAI; via the coding sequence ATGATAAGATGGGGAATTCTCGGCGCAGGGTATATCGCAACTCGTTTTGCCACTGCACTACAACACGAACCTAGCAGTAAATTATATGCTATTAGTGGTCGCAGTGAATCGAAGTTAAAAGATTTTGCAGATAAGTACGCAACAGATCGACAGTATGTATCACATGATGAGATGTTGTTAGACCCTAATGTGGATGCGATCTATCTCGCATTACCTCATCACTTGCACCATGAATGGGCAATTAAGGCGTTGCATGCAGGCAAGGCTGTGTTGTGTGAAAAGCCTGCATCGTTGAATCTGAAAGAAATGCAAGATATCGTAGAAGTGGCTAGAAGCAAAAACGTTCTCTTTATGGAAGCTATGAAACAACGCTTTGTGCCACTATACATAGATCTGCGGCGCAGAGTAGAAGCGGGTGAAATAGGAGCGATCACTTCTATACAAGCGAGCTTATGCAACCAAATGCCTGATGGAATGAACACGTATCATGTTCAACAAGGGCCTGGAGGTTCATTGTTAGATGTAGGTACGTATTGTGCGAGTTGGATTGAGGACTTCTCGAACGGCAACATTAAACTTGAAACTGTGGCGGCATCTCAAAAAGATTCCATTGATTATTATATTGATGCCAAGCTGCATGTGGGTCATGTGAAAGCACAATTAGAGTGTGCATTTGATCGTCAAAAGGAACGGAAAGTAGTGTTACAGGGAGAACGTGGCAGTATTATTGTCGAGGATCTCCATCGGCCTGTGAGAATGTTCATTCTTCGGGATGGATATGAACTGGAAAAGGTTGAAATCCCATATGAGTTTGATGATTTCTACAGTGAGATTCATCATTTCGTAGAATGTCTTAAGAATGGACAGACTGAGAGCGACATCATGTCACTGACTGCTTCCCTGCGTTGTGCTGAGATTCTGGATACGATCCGTGCTGGTCTAACGTACACTCCAGAATGCTTAGACGTTTTGAAAGAACAAGAAGAAATTCTTCAATATAATCACTTCGGAGCTGCGGAAGCATTAAAGCTAGGCAATATCATTGCAGAACTTGCGAAGGAATATGATCGCGAAATTGCTGTGTCCATCATCAGAGAGAGTGACGAGCTTGTATTATTCCAATATATGATGGATAGCAAAGCTCAGAAAAATATTAGTTACATGGAGGGCAAACGCAGAGCGGCTAAGTTAGTTGGGCACTCAAGTCTGTGGATGCATGTTGACCATGTCTTGAACAATAAATGGAATGTAGAGATGGAGAATATTCCCCATTATATTCCTTCTGGTGGAGCGTTCCCGATCCGGGTACTCAATGAGTGGGTCGCAACGCTTGCGCTAAGTGGACTGCACGAAGGTAGAGACCATGAGATTGTCGTTCGGGCTTTGAGTCAAGCGCTTGAGAAGGAAGTCTCTGTTTTTCCAAGTGCAGCAATTTGA